One stretch of Rana temporaria chromosome 10, aRanTem1.1, whole genome shotgun sequence DNA includes these proteins:
- the LOC120915903 gene encoding mucin-17-like — MFQTSSLGPSESEVSTLSHTTGAQTSFQSSTSTTTIEPSTFSEIPSIPTSYRTSPHTQTLHTSQETSTPSETFPPTGQSEAPTSAESSASPITSSPISVGLSSTASQTETSSTVLDTSQSVPSRETTPMEVTGSSSTTNSEAPTLPRTSEGLTSESSASSGTVQPLTFSETLGTSVISQTSPHAVTLQTSFATERSPVYETSQSPLSSETTAEPSSFPSTLHPVSLTTPSTTYLPTEASSTLETSQTSLPAEISTMKETTSSSTTERTASNPHTTEASTSMGLSASTTSVPPSTFLETTSISLTSETSADVQTLHTSPATETSSPSEISSSTSTSEASTSSVTSSQTFPPISVTSLSTTESSTVMETSQSVHSPMSTSMFQTSSLGPSESEVSTLSHTTGAQTSFHSSTSTTKIESSTFSKIPSVPTSYRTSPHTQTLHTSQETETPSETFPPTGQSEAPTSAESSASPITSSPISVSLSSTASQTETSSTVLDTSQSVPSRETTPMEVTGSSSTTNSEAPTLPRTSEGLTSQSSASSGTEQPSTFSETTSTSVISQTSPHSKTPDISPMTESSSPSEISLSTSEVSASTKSVISSSTLLPVPISSFPTTESSTVMETSQPVHSSMAQTSSLTTAEVEVPTPSYTTEAPTSHESSTSPGTEQPSTFSEISRTSFISQTSPHSVTLHTSSATETSPSSETSQSPVSPETATSPESVSFPSTSHPISSTTPSTIYLPTEASSTLETSQTSLPTEISTMKETASSSTTARTASNPHTTEASTSLGLSDSTTSVPPSTFLETTSISLTSETSAHVQTLHTSPATETSSPSEISSSTSTSEAFTSRVTSSQTFPPISVTSLSTTESSTVMETSQSVHSPMSTSMFQTSSLGPSESEVSTLSHTTGAQASFQSSTSTATIEPSTFSEIPSTPTSYRTSPHTQTLHTSQETSTPSETFLPTGQSEAPTSAESSASPITSSPISVTASNPHTMEASTSLESLTSTTSGQPSTSSPVSVSLSSTASQTETSSTVLDTSQSVPSRETTPMEVIGSSNEPSTLSEASPSRTFSSSSTTKSSAVFETSPSVLLTTKETHVSGSVTSITSLPSKPLSTSMSSTFTATVQPSTFSEKSPTSLNLQTSPLYTSTVKETTLSQTSITVPASETSRATESGTSSQVVDTSPLQITTHGKTSTFRSSSKTTPSTSSITKTTVMQCSEFVFGDNCEDGMNHVDVTIDKNRAPSKSINVLVSLDRTFTPQLEDKTSPEYSSLSAAVTQAFSGKYRKVAPKYYARMVVHGFSKGSTVVNTSGIYSYPNNQTGINYINYNLTDDVLKEFSNIDQTDLNATATVLNATSESSPVLGELYYSSLLNGKCI; from the exons ATGTTTCAGACAAGTTCTTTAGGCCCATCAGAAAGTGAAGTGTCAACCTTGTCTCACACAACTGGGGCACAAACTTCATTTCAATCATCAACTTCTACTACAACAATAGAACCATCAACATTCTCCGAGATACCAAGTATACCGACTTCTTATAGAACATCACCTCACACCCAAACACTTCACACTTCTCAGGAAACTTCAACTCCATCTGAGACATTTCCACCAACTGGCCAATCAGAAGCCCCAACATCTGCAGAGTCATCAGCCTCTCCTATCACATCCTCTCCAATCTCTGTGGGTTTATCATCTACTGCTTCCCAGACAGAGACGTCTTCCACTGTGTTGGACACGTCACAATCAGTTCCCTCCAGAGAGACCACACCAATGGAAGTCACAGGTTCTTCCAGTACAACAAACAGCGAGGCACCAACTTTACCCCGCACAAGCGAGGGATTGACATCAGAATCTTCTGCTTCTTCGGGAACAGTACAGCCCTTAACATTCTCAGAAACATTAGGCACATCTGTAATTTCACAAACTTCACCTCATGCTGTAACACTTCAGACTTCTTTTGCAACAGAGCGATCGCCTGTATATGAAACATCCCAATCACCTTTATCATCAGAGACTACTGCAGAACCATCATCCTTCCCTAGCACTTTACACCCAGTCTCTCTGACTACACCGTCCACTACTTATCTACCCACAGAAGCCTCCAGTACATTGGAAACATCACAAACATCTCTACCAGCAGAGATTTCAACTATGAAAGAAACCACTTCTTCTTCTACCACAGAGAGAACAGCCTCCAATCCTCATACAACGGAGGCATCAACCTCAATGGGATTATCTGCTTCTACTACATCAGTGCCGCCATCAACCTTTTTGGAAACAACAAGTATAAGTCTTACTTCTGAAACATCTGCCGATGTCCAAACACTGCACACTTCCCCGGCAACAGAAACCTCATCACCATCTGAGATATCATCGTCCACTTCAACATCCGAAGCTTCTACATCGAGTGTAACTTCTTCACAAACTTTTCCACCAATTTCTGTGACCTCTTTATCTACAACAGAGTCTTCCACTGTGATGGAGACTTCACAATCAGTTCACTCCCCAATGTCCACATCAATGTTTCAGACAAGTTCTTTAGGCCCATCAGAAAGTGAAGTGTCAACCTTGTCTCACACAACTGGGGCACAAACTTCATTTCATTCATCAACTTCTACTACAAAAATAGAATCATCAACATTCTCCAAGATACCAAGTGTACCGACATCTTATAGAACATCACCTCACACCCAAACACTTCACACTTCTCAGGAAACGGAAACTCCATCTGAGACATTTCCACCAACTGGCCAATCAGAAGCTCCAACATCTGCAGAGTCATCAGCCTCTCCTATCACATCCTCTCCAATCTCTGTGAGTTTATCATCTACTGCTTCCCAGACAGAGACGTCTTCCACTGTGTTGGACACGTCACAATCAGTTCCCTCCAGAGAGACCACACCAATGGAAGTCACAGGTTCTTCCAGTACAACAAACAGCGAGGCACCAACTTTACCCCGCACAAGCGAAGGATTGACATCACAATCTTCTGCTTCTTCTGGAACAGAACAGCCCTCAACATTCTCAGAAACAACAAGTACATCTGTAATTTCACAAACATCTCCTCATTCTAAAACACCAGACATTTCCCCAATGACAGAATCCTCATCACCATCTGAGATTTCATTGTCAACTTCAGAAGTTTCTGCATCAACAAAATCTGTAATTTCTTCCAGTACATTACTTCCAGTTCCAATTAGCTCCTTCCCTACAACAGAGTCTTCCACTGTGATGGAGACTTCACAACCAGTTCACTCATCAATGGCTCAAACAAGTTCTTTGACTACAGCAGAAGTTGAGGTTCCAACTCCATCTTACACAACCGAGGCACCAACCTCACATGAGTCTTCTACTTCTCCTGGAACAGAACAACCATCAACATTCTCAGAAATATCAAGGACTTCTTTCATCTCACAAACCTCACCTCATTCTGTAACATTGCATACTTCCTCTGCAACAGAAACCTCACCTTCATCTGAAACTTCCCAGTCACCTGTATCACCAGAGACTGCTACATCACCTGAATCAGTATCCTTCCCTAGCACATCGCACCCAATTTCTTCTACAACACCGTCCACTATTTATCTACCCACAGAAGCCTCCAGTACATTGGAAACATCACAAACATCTCTACCAACAGAGATTTCAACTATGAAAGAAACAGCTTCTTCTTCTACCACAGCGAGAACAGCCTCAAATCCTCATACAACGGAGGCATCAACCTCATTGGGATTATCTGATTCTACTACATCAGTGCCGCCATCAACCTTCTTGGAAACAACAAGTATAAGTCTTACTTCTGAAACATCTGCCCATGTCCAAACACTGCACACTTCCCCAGCAACAGAAACCTCATCACCATCTGAGATATCATCGTCCACTTCAACATCAGAAGCTTTTACATCGAGAGTAACTTCTTCACAAACTTTTCCTCCAATTTCTGTGACCTCTTTATCTACAACAGAGTCTTCCACTGTGATGGAGACTTCACAATCAGTTCACTCGCCAATGTCCACATCAATGTTTCAGACAAGTTCTTTAGGCCCATCAGAAAGTGAAGTGTCAACCTTGTCTCACACAACTGGGGCACAAGCTTCATTTCAATCATCAACTTCTACTGCAACAATAGAACCATCAACATTCTCCGAGATACCAAGTACACCAACTTCTTATAGAACATCACCTCACACCCAAACACTTCACACTTCTCAGGAAACTTCAACTCCATCTGAGACATTTCTACCAACTGGCCAATCAGAAGCTCCAACATCTGCAGAGTCATCAGCCTCTCCTATCACATCCTCTCCGATCTCTGTGACAGCTTCAAATCCTCATACAATGGAGGCCTCAACCTCATTGGAGTCACTGACTTCTACTACATCAGGACAGCCATCAACATCCTCTCCAGTCTCTGTGAGTTTATCATCTACTGCTTCCCAGACAGAGACTTCTTCCACTGTGTTGGACACGTCACAATCAGTTCCCTCCAGAGAGACCACACCAATGGAAGTCATAGGTTCTTCTAATGAGCCATCAACTCTTTCAGAAGCTTCACCATCAAGAACATTCTCATCATCATCAACAACAAAATCCTCAGCTGTGTTTGAAACATCTCCATCTGTTCTTTTAACAACGAAGGAAACTCATGTTTCTGGTTCAGTTACAAGTATAACTTCTCTTCCATCCAAACCATTATCTACATCCATGTCATCAACTTTTACTGCAACCGTACAACCATCAACATTCTCAGAAAAATCACCGACCTCTTTGAATTTGCAAACGTCTCCACTTTACACTTCCACAGTAAAAGAAACAACATTATCTCAAACATCAATCACAGTTCCAGCATCAGAAACTTCCAGAGCAACAGAATCTGGAACATCTTCCCAAGTTGTAGATACGTCTCCTCTTCAGATTACAACACATGGGAAGACGAGTACATTCCGATCATCGTCAAAAACTACGCCTTCGACTTCTTCAATAACCAAGACCACCGTAATGCAGTGTTCTGAGTTTGTGTTCGGAGATAACTGTGAAGATGGAATGAACCACGTCGATGTCACAATAG ACAAAAACAGGGCGCCATCAAAGAGTATAAATGTGCTGGTATCATTGGATAGAACGTTTACTCCGCAACTGGAAGATAAGACGTCCCCGGAGTACTCCAGTCTGTCCGCGGCAGTTACTCAG GCTTTCAGTGGAAAATACAGGAAGGTGGCTCCAAAATACTACGCGAGGATGGTAGTCCATGGATTCAG TAAAGGGAGCACCGTAGTGAACACCTCCGGGATCTACAGTTACCCCAATAATCAGACGGGGATCAATTATATCAACTACAATCTGACCGATGATGTTTTAAAAGAATTTTCTAATATCGACCAGACAGACCTGAACGCCACGGCGACCGTCCTGAATGCGACTTCCGAGTCTTCTCCTGTATTGGGTGAGCTTTATTATTCCTCATTGCTCAATGGAAAGTGTATATAA